The Bacillota bacterium region GAGAGTGGACCTGCCCGGTATGTGGCGCAAAACATGATCGGGATCTGAATGCTGCCCGGAATATTTTAAGGGTGGGGGCATCCGACCCTTGGGGAGAAGGAGTAAGACCTGCTTCGGCGGGCGTCCCTCAATGAACCGGAATCCCTCGAATTCATTCGTGGGAGTATGTCAATGGGAGTTCAGGCTTAGCGGCTCCGGGGGGCAGGGCCTGGTGCTGGCAGGGCTCATCCTGGCCGAGGCGGCGGGGGTCCACGAGGGCAGGCATGTTGTGCAGGCACGCTCCTACGGTCCTGAGGCCAGGGGGGGTGCTTCCCGCTCAGAGGTGATCATCAGCGGGGATCCCATCGACCTCCCGGAGGTCACCGCCCCCGACCTTGTGCTGGCCATGACCCAGGAGGCTTTTGACCGTTACCAAGAGGGCATGAAGGCTGGGGCCACCCTCATGGTGGATCCCAGGTTTGTCCGGGACACCTCCCGGGTGCGGCCTGGCGTGCGGCTCATGGAGGTTCCCCTTACGGGGATTGCCGAGGGGGAGGCGGGGCACGCCATTGCCGCCAACATCGTGGCCCTGGGGGTGGTGGCAGGTCTCACCCGGGCGGTGTCCGAGGAGGCCCTGGCCAGAGCCATCTCCCATCGTGTCCCCCAGGCCGCTGTCCAGATGAACCTCAAGGCCTTCAAGGCGGGGTTCAGGTACATCCAGGAGCACGCGATAAGAGGCGGAGGCTAAGATGTCCCTCAGGGAATGCATCAGGAACCGAGCGATAAGAAGGCGCCTTTCCAGCCCGGAGCGCGCGGCATCCCTCATCAAGAGGGGCATGACCGTTGCCGTAGGGGGCTACACTCAGGCGGGATACCCCAAGGTGGTGCCCATGGCCCTGGCCAGGCGTGCCCGGGAAGAGCCCGGGCTTAACCTCACCCTGATCTCCGGGGCCAGCGTGGGCCCGGAGATAGACTCAGCCCTGGCCCAGGCTGGGGTGATATCCCGGAGACTCCCCCTGCAGGCGGACCCCGTTGTCCGCCGCCAGGCCAACGAGGGGAGCCTCCGCTACATCGACCTCAGGCTGGGCAGGTTCCCTACCATGGTGAGGGCGGGCTGGCTCGGCCAGGTAGACGTGGCCATAGTGGAAGCCCTGGCCGTGACCGCCCAGGGGTTCCTGGTGCCCACCACATCCGTTGGGGCTACCCCAGCACTACTCTCCAAGGCCCAGGCAATCATTGTGGAGATCAACCTCGCCCAGCCCCTGGCCCTGGAGGGCATGCACGATGTCTACCAGCAGGCCTATCCCCCTGACGGGAGCCCGGTGCCCGCCAGGGGGGTCCTTGATAGGCTAGGTAAGCCCTGGATTGAGGTGGACCCCGAGAGGATCCTGGCGGTGGTGGAGTCCCAGGTGCCTGACCCAGATCCTGCCTTCCCCGAGCCTGGGGAGGATCCCCGGGCAATGGCTGCTGCCTTCGGGGCGTTTCTCCGGAGGGAGGCGGCCCGGGGCAGGCTTCCGGATCCCCTGCCTCCCCTGCAGCCCGGGCTGGGAACCCTGGCCAACGGGCTCATGGCGGGCCTCTCTGAATCCTTGCCAGGTCCCCTGTCCCTCTTCTCTGGGGTCCTCCAGGAAGGAGGCGCCAGGCTACTAGTCTCCGGGAAGGCCCGGGAGGCATCAACCGGGGCGCTACTGGTCTCCCCGGCCACCCTCCGGGGGCTACTG contains the following coding sequences:
- a CDS encoding 2-oxoacid:acceptor oxidoreductase family protein, whose translation is MNRNPSNSFVGVCQWEFRLSGSGGQGLVLAGLILAEAAGVHEGRHVVQARSYGPEARGGASRSEVIISGDPIDLPEVTAPDLVLAMTQEAFDRYQEGMKAGATLMVDPRFVRDTSRVRPGVRLMEVPLTGIAEGEAGHAIAANIVALGVVAGLTRAVSEEALARAISHRVPQAAVQMNLKAFKAGFRYIQEHAIRGGG
- a CDS encoding acetyl-CoA hydrolase/transferase C-terminal domain-containing protein codes for the protein MSLRECIRNRAIRRRLSSPERAASLIKRGMTVAVGGYTQAGYPKVVPMALARRAREEPGLNLTLISGASVGPEIDSALAQAGVISRRLPLQADPVVRRQANEGSLRYIDLRLGRFPTMVRAGWLGQVDVAIVEALAVTAQGFLVPTTSVGATPALLSKAQAIIVEINLAQPLALEGMHDVYQQAYPPDGSPVPARGVLDRLGKPWIEVDPERILAVVESQVPDPDPAFPEPGEDPRAMAAAFGAFLRREAARGRLPDPLPPLQPGLGTLANGLMAGLSESLPGPLSLFSGVLQEGGARLLVSGKAREASTGALLVSPATLRGLLECPRCRQSLIIRSSDVSNNPEVIRRLGILATNTAIEVDIYGHVNVSHILGTQVVSGIGGGAEFAREGLVSAFFLRSSSRKGQVSGVVPMASHVDHTEHDVDVIVTEQGLADLRGLDPRERAAAIIEHCAHPGFRPGLLEYLEEAGREGGHEPHLLGRALSWHARLKDTGSMKT